From the genome of Lysinibacter sp. HNR:
TGATAAACCTGCGTGTAGGCCTGTATTCCCTCACGAGTATAGAAATACGGATCCAGATAGATGATGTGATCCTCCGTCATGAAGGTGGTATTTCTCAAGGCTTCCTGCGCGGCAAACACCTGCTCGGCGGGGAGTACACCGCTCTCCCCAACAGCCGCATCACGATCAAGAACGATCACCCAATCGGGATTGGCCTGTGCGATGGTTTCCGGCGCGAGTCCCGAATCACCATGAATATCTCCCCCCTCGCCGGCAAAAACATCCTGAAGCGTCAGGGGCTCAATAATGCGACCAATTCGCTGCGAGCCATTGTCAATTTTTCCACCGCTCACAACGGCAAAAAAGACGGTTTGATCTCCGGTTGCGGCGCTTGCATCTTTCTCGGCGTCCTCTAGCGCTCGCACAGTTTTGTCGGCCTCGCTCTCTTTGTTAAAAATCGTACCGAGGGTCTCGGTCTGAGCTTTAAGCGACTCAATCCAACCGCCCGAGTAGTCTTCGCTAGCCGCTATATCAATAGTGAGACCGATGCTACTCAGATCATCCTGATACTCGGAAAAACGATAACCCCCCAGGATAAGGTCGGGTTGCGCCTCGCTCACGAGCTCCAATTGCGGCTCGCGATGAGTACCGATGTCCAAAATGTTTTCGTCTGTTACCCAGTCTTCAAACCCCTCACCCGGGAGCAGTCCCTTCGGAACCGCCACGGGGGTTATTCCCCAGTCACGAAGCGTCTCAAAAGAGGTGTTATCGAGGGCAACC
Proteins encoded in this window:
- a CDS encoding ABC transporter substrate-binding protein; this translates as MLIRKNIRFAAVILLAGFAVSVAGCATSSEPTTSAAQSVNSVTVETANGPVAVPVEPKRVVALDNTSFETLRDWGITPVAVPKGLLPGEGFEDWVTDENILDIGTHREPQLELVSEAQPDLILGGYRFSEYQDDLSSIGLTIDIAASEDYSGGWIESLKAQTETLGTIFNKESEADKTVRALEDAEKDASAATGDQTVFFAVVSGGKIDNGSQRIGRIIEPLTLQDVFAGEGGDIHGDSGLAPETIAQANPDWVIVLDRDAAVGESGVLPAEQVFAAQEALRNTTFMTEDHIIYLDPYFYTREGIQAYTQVYQQITDAFNNS